The window GGAGCTGGACGAGGGAAGCTTGTTGTGCTGGTGTTTGAAGGCTTTGAGGCCTCGCAGGAGGCCTTGTTTGCCTCGCCCTTCGATCTTCGTGTTGGCTTCCTTCATGGGAttggcaacttgcttcggtggtggtggtggtggtttttTTTGATGGATGGACTTCTGAATCGGGGTAAGCTTTTGAGACCAAAGCTCCGCACGCTTACCTGCTCTGACCAGCTTCCTGATGAGGGTTTCAGAGTCCACATTCCCAGAAACTGTGACCTTCTGTTCTTCTATATCTATGCTGACTGAGAAGACTCCTGAGTGAGATGCACAGAACAAGAGGTGCATGATGAACATCAAGTTTCTAGTCACATCAGGAGTTGTATCTGCTGTCCATGGAGGATATAATGAACGTTAGATCAAGTACCTTCAATTCTATGGAGGAGCTTCGTAACTTTGTGCTTACATCCATCACAATGTATGTTCACCTTCAGGACGTGGGTCTGCAAGAACCAACCAAACAGTTTCGCTTCACTAACTCCTCTTGCTCGCAAGATACAAACGAAACAGAGAGGAGGAGAGGTACCTGGATCTTGAGGAGCTTGAAGTCTTCGCCCTTGACCATTTCAGCCGCAATTCCTTCCTGCTGTCTGGGAGATCACAAAGGAACAGGACGCAGTTCCTTGTCTGCAGGGAGAGAAGCTAAGCCTCGGCATGCAAGACTCGTCTCCTCCACCATCCCCTGCACTTCCCTCTATATACCTCGGGGCACCCAACAGGACACCACTTCTTTTGTCCACTGCTCGCACTATGATTGATACAAACACGCACTctcccttttcttttcctttttttttttttctctctttttctttttcttttttgtgcttTGATAGAATAGAGTATGTATGATCTTTTCTTTCGGTCTGTCTGAGAACGTCGTCCAATGTTCTGTGTGCGTTGGGATCCTCCCCGTGCGTAGATTTGGCGTCTGGAGAGCCATCCAATGGCTGAGACAAAGCAGCTAAGCGCTGAGGGGAGGAGACGAAGAAAGGAGATCGAGGAGAGAAGCCATGAAGCAGCGACCTGACCTGACCTGACATCTGCATTGCTTCCTGCATGCATAGCCCTGCACAGGCTCGTCTCTTTGCATCTGGTGCCCATTTTTATCGTCtccatcttcttcttttcttctcctctctaCTCTCTCTTTCGCCTGTTCTGCTCCTGTGCCCGCTATAAACCCAGAAACACAGCTTAACGTTTGACGAAACACCTCCAAATCAATCACGTAGGCTCCTGTCCGCTAAAAGCATTCTCTTGGACGTTGTTAAGAACCAGCGTGGTTGTCCACCGCTGAAAGAATGCTTAGGTTGTGGTAACAAGAACGATGGGCCTCGGGCCATCATGCTCCGCTCACCTGTAACCATAGGTTTGGTATCAGTCCACGAGCTTTGATGCATTCTCTTAAAGTTAGGAGGAGGCAACGAGTTCAGCTGTTTGTGCTGTAGAAAGTAATCTTAATTTAGGGTGAATTCAGAAGCAGAGTGGcccgaagacgacgacgacgacgacccattaCTTTGGAAGCTGAGTTAGAGCTCCATGTCGGTAGGGGACACTTTGGACGTCAAAGTTGGGTCGCGTATGGATCCAAATCCTTGACTTCTTCCTTCTTCCACCGGTACGCATGCACTTGGAGGAAAAGCTGCTCACTTGGACTGTGGCAGACAAACAATTAGGTGATCTACAAGTAATCTTGGTAATGACAAGAGATTAGATGCAGAGATACACATGGTGACTTGGGCTTGAGTTTGGGTTAACTTTGGACCCATCATTCGGTGCACTCTCCGGTGGGTCTAAATCATGCGGAAATGGTTGTCCACCTCAACCTCATTGGATATTGCATTTGTTAAGAGTCAAATCTCACGAGACTCCAAAAGTTAGAGAAAAGAAGAAATCAACATCCGAGTTCATCAttaatcacacacacacacacacacaccatcaCAACATGGTCAAAAGTTGTGACAATTTGGTCATCATTCCTGGGCAACTCACTGACTTGTATGTATTAATCTGACAAAGCTGGGAAATTAGCTGGAACCAATACGAAATCTAACCATCTGTCTAAACCCACCACCGAGCGTGATCCTCCGTGATGACAACACAAAGCCGAATGAAATAGGGCGTGTTTGAGATGAAATGGCCGAAGCCAGTGGTGGCAATCATTAAAAAGCAACACGTTAAACGGAGATCGTGGGTTTCAACGGCGGGCGGCAATGGCGGTGGTGGGAACATGATGCCCGACGTGCCTTGCCATCATTTCCCTTTCTCAGAAAGTAGTCGTGAAATTTGCTTGATATATTGGCCACAAAGATCGACGAAGACAAATTTGTCAAGAGGATGAAACAACGGTGGTCGAGGAGGGATACGGGTggccaaaagaaaagaaacatgagGGAGGGCCAGAACGGGAAATAAACGCCCGAGTACTTctgattctcctcctcctcctcccttccttcACTCCAACAGATCCAAGCCCTCCCTTGTAagcctcctcctcctttccttcCACTGATTGTTTTTCTAGTCGCCGTGCCTTGTTGGTTTACTTTGGTTCTACTTGGTCTGTTAAGGCAGGGAtaggagagagcgagagagagagagagagagagagagagtcggggTTTCAGGGTCCATAAGAAAGCTGCCACCTTTTTCTTCTCGGTGTTTTGATTCCTCTGTTTCTGGTGGGTTTGTGATTCCGTTCTTGGTTTTCTTTTAGCCTCATtcatctctcctcctcctcctctctaccCTTCTCTGAATTATGGATTTGTTTGCTCTCTTTCATTTTCGTTTTCTCTTTGTCGCTTCGGATCCATGAAAGATCGCTCCTTTTTCAGTGTTTCGTTTGGAATTTCCAATAATACTTTGGTTCTCGTGTTTTGGTTGCTGTTCTTCTTGTGACCGATTGAATTTTGATGAATCTTTCGCGTCTCAGTTTTCTCTGTTCGTGGGATTTCGAATACCATGTAGTTTGAGGAAACCGACATCTTTCTTGTACTTCTCTGCTGCAACCCTGTTGGTCTTGGTCTCTACACGATGATGTTATTCTTACACTTACTTTTTACTGTCCTGATAGATTGTTGGATTACTATCCTCCGTTTTTGGTTCTGCGTCTCTGTGTCCTGCTCTACGTTGCAAAGATAACTTCTTTCGTCATGTGGGGATTGTTCATGATTTTATTAACATCTTTCCTTTGACTCTGACGTATGGTTACATTGGCTTCTTTGTTACATTGTTCTCCTCTTTTCGTTCAAAGTTCCAGAAGAATGGGAGACCATCTTGCTTTGTTAGTGGACCACCTGCTCACCGAGTCAACGCTTGAAGCGGCTATTGGTAGTCGGAAGCATGGCCAGATTGCCGCCAATTCGGCATCTTTGGAGGACCCGGCCAAAGAATTCACTCGGAAGAGTCACGTCAGAGGAAGGACATCCGTGGGAACGTTGGTCGAGTGCCGAATTTgtcaagaagaagatgaagactgCAACATGGAGATCCCTTGTTCATGTTGTGGCAGCTTGAAGGTAAATCAAGCTTCTATGTAACAATATGTAACTTGCCTTTGTATTACCTATTACTGTAAGGTCAATTTTTTGTTGTAGAATATGGCTTATTCTTGAAGATTTCATTTTTGTGATAACACGTATTACTATAAGTTCAAATTTTGTTGCAGAATATGGCTCGTTCTTGAAGATTTCATTTTTGTGATAACATGGAAATCATGCATACATCTGCTTCGGTCATGCAGTTATTTTGTATTCTGATTTGTAGCAAAAAGGTTCATCAGTTCTAGCCTGCAAACTGAATTTCCTGTATGATAGTGTGTATGTTTGAGCTACAATTTGTTATTTTCTATTAATGTATGAAACAGTTTGGTTATTTTCCTGTATGATAGTGTGTATGTTTGAACTACCGAGTGGTAATCTAGAAGTTAAAAATTGCAATTTAATTAAGGATTCAAACAGTGATCAATGTTCATTTGTAATTCATTTGCAACACATTACTTTTGCTCAGTATCTGTTTGGCAGAAGTCTGCCCGAGATATGTTCCTCTTGTGTTTTAGAATTACCTTTAATCCAGTGAAGCTTCAGTCTATGACATTTATATCATTTGAAAGTCAAAGTAAGTCTGGTTATTTATTGACCCGACGACAGGAATATATCATACAAAAGAAGGAACTGGTCTCTCTCATCTCATTTGTACGTCTGTGACCTTTGTTCGACGTTGCTAGTAAATTGTCatccaacaagttcattgatcttTGTGTTCTAGAAGTATACAGTTAATGCGTTCACATATTTCTTGTTATGTGTTTTCTTTCGTAGTCTAGTTTACATCCcaggaaaataagaaaaattcaCCTTAGCTCTTTCTTCTTGCAGTATGCTCATCGTAAGTGTGTTCAAAGATGGTGTAACGAGAAGGGCGACACAGTGTGTGAGATTTGCCTGCaggtgatgtttttttttttctggcctCGTAGTTTTCTTGATCTCAACATTCTGTAGTCACCATGGTGAAAGCTTGAGCAACACGTACCAATATTGAAAGTGTCAATTGAGGCTTTCTCATCAAGCAATTATCTCTTTCAGATTACATGCTGGTCATTTCATCTACACATTTACTTTGATGTAGCATTTGGAtcatgatagtttatttcttgtgttATTGCTGCTATAGCTCCTAATTCTTGTCACTCATTCAGCAATTTAAGCCAGGTTATACTGCTCCTCCAAAGTTGTTTCAGTATGGGAGTATTCCTATGAACTTCAGGTATCCTTTATGCGTCTCGTTACGTTTTTAGGCATATGTGGCAATTCAGAGTTGCATCATTTACACAAGGAATCACTGATTGTGTCATAATATTTCTCAGAGGCAATTGGGAGATTACCAGACAGGATCAGCATGATTCTCAGATCATAGCACTGGTTCCATCTGAACATGATATCGTGCAccctgatgatgatgattattcagCTTTAGGCATGAGAAACACAGTTTGTCGTCAGTCAATTGTGATAATAGTGAGTTTATTTCGATTCGATAAGCACGATAGTGGAGTGACTTGTGAGTCGCATTTTGCCTTCTTATGCTTTGTGTTTTGACGCAAGTGATTCGCTTTTGTTTTTTCCAGTTCACGGTTCTTTTGGTTCTTCCCCACACTCTTCCTCTTATGATCGGTGTAGCTGAGCAGTATTCATTCACTCTGTTCTCAGTAAAaatctaatcctaagaaattaataATTTTCTTTCGACATACTATTATTGGCTTCTGAAGCTCCGTATGATGTAGCCCATTTTTATTTGTACATATCTGTATAAAAGCTACTGGTGTTGCGGACTGCTGGAATACTTTTGCCGATCTTTGTAATGGTCAGAACAATAAGGACATTTCACCAGTTCCGCTGCCGACgggtaattttcttttttcttctttcccaTAGCGGCTGTAGAAACTCAAATCTTTTTTCCATGGTTTCTTAAGAAAAAGAATCTTGAAACGTTTTGGAACATGTTGCAGGTAACTCGTGAAATATCTGATCCAGCTGAAGGAGAGAACATGATCGAACCTTGGCAGCTGGTGCGGTCTCAACCATATCACATTCAGATGCACTGACTGATACAAAGGAGCGACGATTAGCAGCGCGAGTGAATACTCCCGctgtttcttggtgatgcaagatcAGGTCAAACAATGGAAGATGAGAAGAGGAAAAATGACTGGGAACTTGGCATGGTTATGCAGTCTGCTGCTCTGTACATTACATGGTAGTGATAGGTTTCCCTTCGGAATGCTTGAAAACGTTAGCCATAGTTGGATCCCTCTATAGAAAGCCACTCGCTTCAGAAAGCTTGAAGATGAAGTGGATCTGTACAATTGTCATTAACGAATGGAGAAGTGGCTGAATTGAGAGTAGTGATATGGATGGCATGGTGTAAAGTCGAACTCATTTGGCAAtcaaaagaagattcaagtttgACTTTAAATGCCAATGTTAGACCAGCTTggattttcttttttacttttatttatttattggattTACTTGAATAAGCATAATTATGGGTCAACCCATATGTCCTCCTCCCTTGTGGTTGATTCAAATAAGGTGACGAAGAAGGAGTTACTACATTCACGTCGTCCTTGAATTGCATAAGAACATTTCTTGCACTGGTTGCTAGTGACAAAGTGCTCACCGTCAACATCTTCATATTGAATCTGAAGCCGACAGAAATTAACAATAGATCAAGAAATGTCACTAAATCTGTGCAGGAAAAAAGAGCTCCATTGAGTTCTTCTGATGCCACCCACCCCTCGTCAGCCTCATGGAACTTCTTTTATGGTGTCCAATGCCGGCGTCCACGACGACTGCCTCGGCCTCCTCTTGATGCACCGGGTGGCTTCATTCGCTTTCTTGGCCTGTGCGGGGAACAAGCAGAGGTCACCGCGGACGGGAAGAATCCTGTTGGAGATTCTTGCCTTGGAGACCCTGCACGAAAGAGCTGCCATCTCCTCCTCGGTAAGCACCGAGAAGAGCATGTCCATCGGCAGCAGGAAGCAGAGCCGGCGTCGCTCGAGTTCCTCGTCCGCCGCCAAACCTGGATTCCGACACCCCACGTCGAGATGGTCAGAGTCGCACACGAACTGCCCAGGGTTGTCAACCATCAACTCCGCCGCTCTCACAGAACGCACGTACTGTACGATGCCATTGACGACCCTTATGGATCCACCCGAGGCAGCGTAAGGTGTGCATGCAGTGTTCCCCATGAAATCACACTCCAATCTCCCAGCAACTAGAACATCACAAGGGACACAGAAACAGAGaacgagagagagggagagagagaaggaatGGCAATGTGTGGAATGTGCGTTGGGCATTGGGGGTATCAAGGGAAGTACATGGGCCCAGAAGATACAGCATCAGATCATGCATGGAACCTGACAAATCAATGGAGGAAGCACAGAGATGCAGAGAAGCAGAATCAAGTGGATGCCAAAATGTTCATTATGCTTGTCCGACACCTCACACCTCACACCTCTAAAAGTTGGCAGAACAAATCATTAGAGAACATGACATGACAACTAGACTGCTTAGAACACCTTTAACCAGACAGAGATGGCAACAAAAGCCAAACAATTATAATCAAATTGTTGTTGATATGCATAATCTCATCAGAGGCCAAGCTGTCTGAAGACTTAAATCATGGAGACCCAGCTATCATCTTTATGGAATCCTTACCTAATTGGTGGACCAGTGTTTCACCTAAGTAGCCAACAAAACGCTATTGCTTGATCCATTCTCACTTCATCTTGAAGAGGTTTTGGGGCTTCAAATGTATCCTGTTGCTTCACAAACCTGATCATATAGGCACATCATCG of the Musa acuminata AAA Group cultivar baxijiao chromosome BXJ3-2, Cavendish_Baxijiao_AAA, whole genome shotgun sequence genome contains:
- the LOC135585007 gene encoding uncharacterized protein LOC135585007 isoform X3, with product MVTLASLLHCSPLFVQSSRRMGDHLALLVDHLLTESTLEAAIGSRKHGQIAANSASLEDPAKEFTRKSHVRGRTSVGTLVECRICQEEDEDCNMEIPCSCCGSLKYAHRKCVQRWCNEKGDTVCEICLQQFKPGYTAPPKLFQYGSIPMNFRGNWEITRQDQHDSQIIALVPSEHDIVHPDDDDYSALGMRNTVCRQSIVIILLVLRTAGILLPIFVMVRTIRTFHQFRCRRVTREISDPAEGENMIEPWQLVRSQPYHIQMH
- the LOC135585007 gene encoding uncharacterized protein LOC135585007 isoform X1 — translated: MVTLASLLHCSPLFVQSSRRMGDHLALLVDHLLTESTLEAAIGSRKHGQIAANSASLEDPAKEFTRKSHVRGRTSVGTLVECRICQEEDEDCNMEIPCSCCGSLKYAHRKCVQRWCNEKGDTVCEICLQQFKPGYTAPPKLFQYGSIPMNFRGNWEITRQDQHDSQIIALVPSEHDIVHPDDDDYSALGMRNTVCRQSIVIIFTVLLVLPHTLPLMIGVAEQYSFTLFSLLVLRTAGILLPIFVMVRTIRTFHQFRCRRVTREISDPAEGENMIEPWQLVRSQPYHIQMH
- the LOC135585007 gene encoding uncharacterized protein LOC135585007 isoform X4; this translates as MVTLASLLHCSPLFVQSSRRMGDHLALLVDHLLTESTLEAAIGSRKHGQIAANSASLEDPAKEFTRKSHVRGRTSVGTLVECRICQEEDEDCNMEIPCSCCGSLKYAHRKCVQRWCNEKGDTVCEICLQQFKPGYTAPPKLFQYGSIPMNFRGNWEITRQDQHDSQIIALVPSEHDIVHPDDDDYSALGMRNTVCRQSIVIIFTVLLVLPHTLPLMIGVAEQYSFTLFSPIFICTYLYKSYWCCGLLEYFCRSL
- the LOC135585007 gene encoding uncharacterized protein LOC135585007 isoform X2, with the protein product MGDHLALLVDHLLTESTLEAAIGSRKHGQIAANSASLEDPAKEFTRKSHVRGRTSVGTLVECRICQEEDEDCNMEIPCSCCGSLKYAHRKCVQRWCNEKGDTVCEICLQQFKPGYTAPPKLFQYGSIPMNFRGNWEITRQDQHDSQIIALVPSEHDIVHPDDDDYSALGMRNTVCRQSIVIIFTVLLVLPHTLPLMIGVAEQYSFTLFSLLVLRTAGILLPIFVMVRTIRTFHQFRCRRVTREISDPAEGENMIEPWQLVRSQPYHIQMH
- the LOC135631642 gene encoding uncharacterized protein LOC135631642, coding for MGNTACTPYAASGGSIRVVNGIVQYVRSVRAAELMVDNPGQFVCDSDHLDVGCRNPGLAADEELERRRLCFLLPMDMLFSVLTEEEMAALSCRVSKARISNRILPVRGDLCLFPAQAKKANEATRCIKRRPRQSSWTPALDTIKEVP